The following coding sequences lie in one Pirellulales bacterium genomic window:
- a CDS encoding type I-C CRISPR-associated protein Cas8c/Csd1 gives MNRLLSDSFPNPSNPQQAMPLRNIRISGDTAICFWSASQAGDSDELFDDSLIPALNGETEDTVSEFYRTILHGRRVVIKKPTAFYVLVISGAQGRAIVRDWIETTLQQALDHLAEHFADLQIVRNARPKSGTPETPVIPLRWLMDCLAAEGRSETPASLEAGFIRAAFTGTPYPFQILQRALIRSRAEATRDEWTDAARRDARAALIRAVLNRRRRFDSQLSLRYPEVPVSLNPTLESEGYSLGALMAVLERIQQLALGDVNASVIDRYFSAASAAPRSVFIRLLKNSRHHAKKAGDVDDVKQRGFARRLDRLIDHFCSRFDVSRKRYPYQTTGIPAHLDLEQQGLFVIGYHQMRHWLWMPKEEREKWENEYPETASAFRFSRREAELDESQAQTV, from the coding sequence CTGAACCGCCTGCTGAGCGACTCGTTTCCGAATCCGTCGAATCCACAGCAGGCAATGCCGCTGCGCAACATTCGCATTAGCGGCGACACGGCAATCTGTTTTTGGTCGGCGTCGCAGGCTGGAGACTCAGACGAACTTTTCGATGACTCTCTGATTCCTGCCTTGAATGGAGAAACTGAGGATACGGTTTCTGAATTTTATCGAACTATTTTGCACGGCCGGCGCGTCGTGATCAAAAAACCAACGGCGTTCTACGTGCTGGTCATCTCCGGCGCACAAGGACGGGCAATTGTGCGTGACTGGATCGAGACCACTTTGCAGCAGGCCCTCGATCATTTGGCGGAGCATTTCGCCGATCTGCAAATTGTCCGAAATGCCCGTCCCAAATCAGGAACGCCTGAAACGCCGGTGATTCCTTTGCGGTGGCTGATGGATTGCTTAGCGGCGGAGGGCAGGTCGGAAACGCCTGCCTCATTGGAAGCAGGTTTTATTCGCGCTGCTTTTACCGGTACACCGTACCCGTTCCAGATTCTTCAGCGTGCGCTGATACGATCACGCGCTGAAGCCACTCGTGATGAATGGACCGACGCCGCGCGGCGTGATGCGCGAGCGGCGCTGATTCGCGCGGTTTTGAATCGGCGTCGGCGGTTCGATTCCCAATTATCTCTTCGATATCCGGAGGTTCCCGTGTCTTTGAATCCTACGTTAGAAAGCGAAGGCTACTCGTTAGGAGCGCTGATGGCCGTTTTAGAAAGGATACAGCAGCTAGCACTGGGCGATGTAAACGCATCCGTGATAGATCGATACTTTTCCGCGGCGTCGGCGGCGCCACGCTCGGTATTTATTCGGCTGCTAAAGAATTCGCGTCATCATGCCAAAAAAGCAGGTGATGTGGATGACGTTAAACAGCGAGGTTTTGCCCGACGGCTTGATCGACTTATCGATCACTTCTGCTCCCGATTCGATGTGAGTCGAAAACGATACCCCTATCAAACCACGGGCATTCCAGCGCATCTCGATTTGGAGCAACAGGGCTTGTTTGTGATTGGCTACCACCAGATGCGGCATTGGCTGTGGATGCCGAAAGAAGAACGAGAGAAATGGGAAAATGAATATCCAGAGACAGCCAGTGCATTTCGATTTTCGCGAAGAGAAGCCGAACTCGACGAATCGCAAGCACAAACAGTTTAG
- a CDS encoding type I-C CRISPR-associated protein Cas8c/Csd1, with protein MILRALVELADKEQLVPDPDFEIKPVSWVIVLKPDGTLAQIESRRSNLNEGTERKPKYVGNPMEIPRQPIRTRGDSAFFLVDKSEYALGFDPAGARDAEKLRIRLELFREQISSCATAIKEPDVQAVVNFLNNIANYRDDIEESCKHDLWAPNDMFAFRVGTHECVHLRQGVRNYWKSLRTANKKAADDSSLRCLVSGESIGEVGLFPLLKRVPGGTSSGVSLVSFNASAFESYGLKGNEKRARLTRGCRKGINRAEPPAERLVSESVESTAGNAAAQHSH; from the coding sequence ATGATTTTGCGAGCTCTTGTCGAGTTGGCTGATAAAGAGCAGTTAGTGCCGGATCCGGATTTCGAAATAAAGCCGGTTTCGTGGGTTATTGTTCTCAAGCCAGACGGTACGCTAGCACAGATCGAATCACGGCGAAGCAATCTCAACGAGGGAACAGAGCGGAAGCCGAAATATGTGGGCAATCCGATGGAGATTCCGCGGCAACCGATTCGCACGAGGGGCGATTCAGCATTTTTTCTTGTCGACAAGTCGGAATATGCTTTAGGGTTTGACCCTGCCGGCGCGCGCGATGCGGAGAAGCTACGGATTCGGCTGGAATTGTTTCGCGAACAAATCAGTTCTTGCGCCACGGCCATAAAGGAGCCCGATGTGCAGGCAGTGGTCAATTTCCTAAATAACATAGCCAATTATCGAGATGATATCGAAGAGAGTTGCAAACATGACCTATGGGCGCCGAATGACATGTTCGCATTTCGGGTTGGGACACATGAGTGCGTCCATTTGCGGCAGGGGGTGCGCAATTATTGGAAAAGCCTGAGGACCGCGAATAAAAAGGCTGCCGATGATTCCTCGCTTCGCTGCCTGGTCAGCGGCGAATCGATTGGCGAAGTCGGACTGTTTCCGTTGTTGAAGCGAGTTCCCGGCGGAACATCGAGCGGTGTCTCATTGGTGTCCTTCAATGCCTCTGCGTTTGAATCATATGGATTGAAGGGCAATGAAAAACGCGCCCGTCTCACGAGAGGTTGCCGAAAAGGCATCAACCGCGCTGAACCGCCTGCTGAGCGACTCGTTTCCGAATCCGTCGAATCCACAGCAGGCAATGCCGCTGCGCAACATTCGCATTAG
- the cas5c gene encoding type I-C CRISPR-associated protein Cas5c, whose amino-acid sequence MATILRARTAGPIACFTRPELKAERVSYPVMTPSAARGILESILWKPAIRWRIDRIHVLSEIRWVAFRRNEVASRASAPAAAVIENGGTAPVLIVEDDRAQRNTVALRSVDYVIEAHFEMTERAGAEDNVRKFEDMFQRRLEKGQHFQQPYFGCREFVAHVLPVTSETPKPIDHSQDLGLMLWDMEFGNGRTRPRFFRASLEKGVLEVPATPEVTLVESEEASL is encoded by the coding sequence ATGGCAACTATACTTCGCGCGCGTACCGCAGGTCCCATAGCCTGTTTTACGAGACCGGAGCTTAAAGCGGAGAGGGTGTCCTACCCGGTTATGACTCCGTCGGCGGCCCGCGGGATTTTAGAGTCAATTCTTTGGAAGCCGGCTATTCGTTGGCGGATCGATCGCATTCATGTGCTTAGCGAGATTCGCTGGGTCGCGTTCCGCCGGAACGAGGTCGCAAGCCGCGCTTCGGCGCCAGCGGCGGCCGTGATCGAAAATGGTGGCACCGCGCCGGTGCTCATTGTGGAGGACGATCGCGCACAGCGAAATACCGTAGCCCTTCGATCGGTCGATTACGTCATCGAAGCACATTTTGAAATGACCGAGCGCGCCGGCGCTGAAGACAATGTTCGCAAGTTTGAAGATATGTTTCAGCGTCGATTGGAGAAAGGCCAGCATTTTCAGCAACCCTATTTTGGCTGCCGGGAGTTTGTGGCCCACGTTTTACCGGTCACTTCCGAGACGCCTAAGCCGATCGATCATAGTCAGGATTTGGGCCTGATGCTGTGGGATATGGAATTCGGCAACGGTCGCACTCGCCCGCGTTTCTTTCGGGCCAGTCTTGAAAAGGGCGTGTTGGAAGTACCCGCGACTCCAGAGGTTACTTTAGTCGAGTCCGAGGAGGCCTCCTTATGA